TTGATGCCCAGTTCGATGGGCtcttaaaaataatgatttttatgaaaaaaaaaacaattttatagAATTAGAAAGTGTATAACTTTTAACTCGAGTATCCGTttgagataatttttttttaatttgaatatttttctATGAACTACACATGTGAGATGTGTACACCtttgagaagtttaaagcttgaaaatataCCCACCTTTAACCGTCCaatgattttgataatttggttggaTTAACTCGTTTAAAAAAGATTCATTTATGTATAAAAACTCGAGCGATAATTTGTTATTGTCGTTTATTcatctctcttctctttctcttctttcaCTCTCTCTTTCGGGTCACCCTTTGATTCTTTGAAAGGTCTTGACAGTCACCACAAAACCATCATCATCAccaaatttctttgaaaaaaTATCCCAAATTTTGGCATCCTTCTTCCTTTTTTTCTTATCTCTTTATTCTCTCTTCTAGTATCCATGTAGACTAAAATAAAATGCCCCATGACATTTTTTGATGATATAAAACTTAAACTCACTAAAAGTTTAATTAAGACactaatttatgcatttcgaatagatatatgcatgatttttttaattttttagatctgaaacgtAAAAATTTACCGAAATCTCGATACGCCTCGATGGATtcttaaaaataatgatttttatgaaaaaaaaccATTTTATAGAATTAGAAAGTGTATAACTTTGTATAAAAAGTCAAGCAATAATTTGTTATTGTCGTTTATTCACATAGTGGTCTTGTAGCATTGATGTTTTTCACGTGCTGTAGCTTTATGACATATTGTCGTTTTATTAGCTGATTTTGGTTACGCTAATGAAAATATCTGAATTTGTCCTAAATTTAAATGCATCCAACTTTATTTACTCAAACGATGTGGGATATATTGTAGAAGATTCATTTTACTAAAAAGTAGTAACTTTTTATTGTTGtcttaacataacatattcattTTTCATCATAGAATTATTGTCGTTTACACAGCTATTGTTGTTTTAACATTCACATATTTATTGTCGTTTAATGTGTTGTCGTTTTCACAAATTGTTGTTGTTTCTATATGAATTTCTTTTTTATCAGCTAACTCGGTTAGACAATTGGAGGCGCTTTAATTTATTCTTAATTTAAATGCATTCCTATCATTCAAGAAGTTAATCTATTACAACAATGTAAGCTACCCTACATAGCTTAATTCGAGGCTAACAGCCTGAACAAAATAACAACTAACTAGCCGACGGAAATACTAAGtaacaaaaataacaaatatcATTACACATAATACTCCCCTTAAGATGGAGAGTATAAATTTTTGAGGCCCATCTCAGAGAGAAAGCATGAAATACAGTAGGAAATGAAACCATAGTAAGGAGATTGGCCATATTATTTTTGGAGCTGACATGGATCATCTTGAGCATCCTAATTTGGACATTTTCTATAATTATGTGACAGTCAATATTTTGTGTGCTCGTGAAAAACAGGGATTTCAGAGAAATGAATTGCAACATTATTGCAAAAAAAAAGCAGGGTAGGAGTTGTGTGATAGACTTCAAAATCTTTGAGGATAACAAGTAACCATATGATTTCACATGTTGTGTTAGCCATTGCACGATACTCTGCTTCAGCTAAAGAACGGAACACTGTTGActgctttttagacttccaaaatATTAATGAGTTACCTAGGAAGACACAATAGCCAGAAATAGATCTCCTTGTGTCAATACAACTTCCCCAATCGGCATCAGCGAAGGCAAAAATTTGCAAAGCATTTGAATGGTCAGCAGTAGGTGAGAAAGATGGGAAGAACCCTGTCCTGGTGTAGCTTTTAGGTACTGTAAAATTTGATTGCAGCATGAAGATGAGGCTGGCGTGGATCAGTAAGACATTGGCTCAAATGATTGACTACATAGCTTATGCCTGGTCAGGTAATTGTTAGGTAAAGCAACTTGTCAATGAGACTTCTATAAGCAGCAGTAGGATCTTGAACTAGTGTTCCCAAATTCTTGCTGAGTTTGACATTGGGTTTAGTAGGAGTAGAAGCAGCTTTAGTACCTAAATAACTTGTGTCAGACTAATTGCAAAGTAAAAAGTCTTTGAGAGAGATATTACATTTTTATTTAGCCCAATTTTAAATTCTAGAAAAAAATGAATATGACCAAGATCTTTAAATTTAAACTTGTTgtctaattaaattttaaaatgtgaTACAGCTTGTTCATCATTATTAACTACATCATCTACATAAACAGGACTAAGTATACACCATTATAGTGATAATGCATTAAGAATACTCCTCAACAAAATCAAAATTCGGTTGTGGAGCACAAATATCAACTAATACTAAATGTTGGTAGAGTACTTTCTTTTCAATCAGCTGTTCTTTTAGCTTATTGGAATTTTTTAGTCTGCACTGCAGTGTACTTTGTTTACACGACCTATGTGGGATATATTATAGACAATTCATCTTAATTTACAAAGACGTTGTCGTGGAAGTGGAATGATCTTTGCTGTTTAAGGTTGGTACGTTCTCACTGGCTGCTCAGTTAAATTGTTTTTTCCTTCTCTGCTTTATTTTAATGGAAATATATATTTCCCTTGTGAGAAAGTTAATAtgaaattaaagaaagaaaaagaataaaattaaaaagCATGATTTTCGACTCCTAATCAACATGACATATATTGCATTTTATTATTTCAAAGCAAATAGTTCATTTCAATATTTTTCATGAGATTAATGTGAGGCTTGTTAAAACCTACTGCTGATCAGTAGAATAAACAACATAACAATTCGTGAGAGTTAGCCATCAGAGTGCTCGATCGCAAGTGGCTCGTTGGCTCTTTTTAGCTCATTATccccaaattacaaaaattacaaaGAGCTCTCTCTTTTTTTGGACCGATTTTGGATTTTGATCGGTGCATGGTAAGAAGTAtgaggttccatctcaaaaccaattagtGATGAGTAGAGTAACTCATGCTCTTATAAATAGTATGATGATCCCACATACTTTCCATGTGGGATTCATTCACTAACAATCTGAAACTGGGTCTGAATATTATGCAATAACTCATACTCTGTCAAGCACACAATGACATACACTCCTCCATTTATCTCTGATATATTTACCCATTCACATATTTTGATCTTGATCCGCCCTTCAATTCTTTCCTCAGACTCAGTTCGATAACAAATCAATATCAGTATTAGGCTCTCAgctacaaaaataataaaaaatgagaaaaaactTTAGTTTAGAAGCAAAAGAGGCTGTTAATGACTCTGTCCCAGAACCTATTATTGACTGTTAATGATGAAGTCAAATAAACTTACTGCATTTTTTATAGACAGGTGAAGAGTAAAGATCTTTATTGGCATCCATTGGCTTGTAATTCCCAGTTTTGTAAGCCTTATAGATCTCTGCTATGTTAGCCACCACCAATTTACACATCGTTCATGACATAAAcggaacaaagaaaagaaaacaaaggTGGGAAAATGTGTGAGTGCGACAAAAGGAAAAGTTGATGACATAAAAGTGAGATGAGAGATAATAAGAACAAAGTTAATTTGCTTAGAAAGTTATAGTCATAAAATACAGTCCTTAAGctatttaatattaacattattacTATACAACAGGGGTAGACAAGAGGTAAGAGGAGGAGTTGTTATTATAGTTTTGTACATATTGTATTAGTAGAGAGAGTTGTAAGTGAAGCAAGTGGCAAATATGGAGGATATACAAATGAAGAAACAAGGAAGTAAGGTGGTATTCAAGAGCATTCCTTGGCCCAAGTACCCTGATAGTGTTATGGTTCCATCTGCCACCACTCGTGCCAGAGTTCCCGCTTCTGTCGAAAGCAATCCCCCGTTGTAAGTCCCGCGAGAAAGCCTTGACGACATCACTCGAGATAACAGTGATAAGTTCACACCTGATCAACAGTTCTACTCATTAATTCTTATATATATGGTGTCACCTTAACTTTTGTGCTTGAGAAACGACCAAATTAAGTTACCTTCGAGTACTTCAGCTGAGACAAATGTAATCAGAGCCGATCCCACATATTGAGGTACGGTGTAAGGGACCACGATTTGGAAGCTCAAGAGTATGCCTAAGCATACCATAATCTCAGATGCCAGTAAAAGTTGCCTGCAAAATAAATAGATGAGTTAAAATGGAGAGAGAGAACAAGGAAAAAGTGACTAGTTTTATCATATTGAATAATGTGACAGATTGAGGCTGATGGTCATAAGATGACTTTTATGTGAACAATCACTTAAATAATCAGTGATAGAGAGTCTTGCATAGGCATAGCCCAAGGCTACCTTGCATATGAAGAAACCAAGCCCAGAATGAATAACAAAGTTTCATCAACAGTTATGTgtttcaaatttgaagaaaatgGTTTTGATAAGGAAATTAATGTCCTTTTTCAAAATCGAATGTGCACCTTTCTTCAAACATGTTGCTGACATAGTTACCAACAATAATGTTTACTGGGAGCACTGTCAGACCAAGACATGCAAGAAAGATTGCCACGCTGCTTGTGGACCATACAAAATAGTATCCGGTGATGACACTTGATTCAGCAAGCAAAATCTCCATTGCATACTTGAGCATAAAGTATATAAATAGTTGAACCTGGTAGAATGACTCAAGTGAGAGAGGTGATCATATATAGTGATGTTTAGAGCAATTAACTGGAAACGAAAAGAATAAGCATACTAGTTAATTAATGCAAACTTAAAGTTGGTAGTGGAAACATGTAAAAAAGGCATGAACAAAACCATAGAAATAGTTTCATGAACCTTTACTGATGGTGTTAGTAATCTATATGCTGATACAATTGAATCAACTGGCTTCTGTATTTTGTCGTCAGAATCTTCATCAGCATCGCAACAATCTTGgacatcatcttcatcttcttggTTAGCTTCAGAGTTCATTAATAATGGTTGTTTGCAGTCATTCTCTACAGAAACATTTATGCATTGTCCTCCTTCAAAATATGACCAACATTAGctaaatatattttttcctaCAAGAAAACAAAATGCTCATTTTAAGTGAAAATGGGTATTGAAAGTCACTTACCGATGTCCTTATCCAGCCTTGCCTGAATCATGCGTGGAGATTTCCCTGCGCAAGAAAGGTTTGTTGAAATCACTTGATCAAATtccaaaaaaaatgagaaaaatagtTTAATGGAAAAAAAACAAACCAGAATTAGAGTCCTGCGAGGAGAGATCTTCATAATTCTCACGATAAGGCTCTCTAAAAGAAG
This genomic interval from Humulus lupulus chromosome 8, drHumLupu1.1, whole genome shotgun sequence contains the following:
- the LOC133796631 gene encoding uncharacterized protein LOC133796631, with translation MCKLVVANIAEIYKAYKTGNYKPMDANKDLYSSPVYKKCTESLILILICYRTESEERIEGRIKIKICEWVNISEINGGVYVIVCLTEYELLHNIQTQFQIVSE